From Halichoerus grypus chromosome 6, mHalGry1.hap1.1, whole genome shotgun sequence, one genomic window encodes:
- the MB gene encoding myoglobin isoform X2 — MRRSEDLRKHGNTVLTALGGILKKKGHHEAELKPLAQSHATKHKIPIKYLEFISEAIIHVLHSKHPAEFGADAQAAMKKALELFRNDIAAKYKELGFHG, encoded by the exons ATGAGGCGTTCTGAGGACCTGAGGAAGCACGGCAACACGGTGCTCACGGCCCTGGGGGGCATCCTCAAGAAGAAGGGACATCACGAGGCTGAGCTGAAGCCCCTGGCCCAGTCACATGCCACCAAGCACAAGATCCCCATCAAGTACCTGGAG TTCATCTCAGAAGCCATCATCCATGTCCTGCACAGCAAGCATCCCGCGGAATTCGGCGCCGACGCCCAGGCTGCCATGAAAAAGGCCCTGGAGCTGTTCCGGAATGACATCGCTGCCAAATACAAGGAGCTGGGGTTCCATGGCTAA
- the MB gene encoding myoglobin isoform X1, which yields MGRPSPDCTMGLSDGEWHLVLNVWGKVETDLAGHGQEVLIRLFKSHPETLEKFDKFKHLKSEDDMRRSEDLRKHGNTVLTALGGILKKKGHHEAELKPLAQSHATKHKIPIKYLEFISEAIIHVLHSKHPAEFGADAQAAMKKALELFRNDIAAKYKELGFHG from the exons ACTGCACCATGGGGCTCAGCGACGGGGAATGGCACTTGGTGCTGAACGTCTGGGGGAAGGTAGAGACTGACCTCGCGGGCCATGGGCAGGAGGTCCTCATCAG GCTCTTTAAGAGCCACCCTGAGACCCTGGAGAAGTTTGACAAGTTCAAGCACCTGAAGTCAGAGGACGACATGAGGCGTTCTGAGGACCTGAGGAAGCACGGCAACACGGTGCTCACGGCCCTGGGGGGCATCCTCAAGAAGAAGGGACATCACGAGGCTGAGCTGAAGCCCCTGGCCCAGTCACATGCCACCAAGCACAAGATCCCCATCAAGTACCTGGAG TTCATCTCAGAAGCCATCATCCATGTCCTGCACAGCAAGCATCCCGCGGAATTCGGCGCCGACGCCCAGGCTGCCATGAAAAAGGCCCTGGAGCTGTTCCGGAATGACATCGCTGCCAAATACAAGGAGCTGGGGTTCCATGGCTAA